The following are encoded in a window of Amycolatopsis lexingtonensis genomic DNA:
- a CDS encoding acyl-CoA thioesterase yields the protein MTYVSHVRPRWTDMDVYGHINHAKMVTLLEEARIPLLFKGAVEAGLDQLPKGIVVVKLAVAYKAPIVVSGQELRVGIDLTELRAATFTLAYRVHTGPAETDPVAVTAETVLAPYDTVALRPRRLSPPESEFLKQGFADA from the coding sequence GTGACCTACGTTTCGCACGTCCGCCCGCGCTGGACGGACATGGACGTCTACGGCCACATCAACCACGCGAAGATGGTGACGCTGCTCGAAGAGGCGCGGATCCCGCTGCTGTTCAAGGGCGCCGTCGAGGCGGGGCTCGACCAGCTGCCGAAGGGCATCGTCGTGGTCAAGCTGGCGGTGGCCTACAAGGCGCCGATCGTGGTCTCCGGCCAGGAGCTGCGCGTCGGCATCGACCTGACCGAGCTGCGCGCGGCGACCTTCACGCTGGCCTACCGCGTGCACACCGGGCCGGCCGAAACCGACCCGGTGGCGGTCACGGCGGAGACGGTGCTGGCGCCGTACGACACGGTCGCGTTGCGGCCGCGTAGGCTCAGCCCGCCCGAGTCGGAGTTTCTGAAGCAGGGGTTCGCGGATGCCTGA